The following DNA comes from Triticum aestivum cultivar Chinese Spring chromosome 3D, IWGSC CS RefSeq v2.1, whole genome shotgun sequence.
TGTGATGTCGGTCGTCgcgccctccttccttcccctcgaAGGCAGTGGCTCGCACATCCATCTCCACgcctcctcctttcccctttcaCACCTCCCCTCATCTCTCCCTCGTCAACACAGCCGCGACTCCGTTCTCCCTTCCTCTTCACCATGGAAAACCACCTCCCAGGCGTCGCCAGCAGGAGAGGAGCCGGCTCCGCTCTCCTACGCACCCACACAAACATCGTCGCCTTGGGTGAGGAGTTCGTGGGAGGAGAAGCCGAGAAGGTCggggagtgggaggaggaggaggagttagTTCAGCAGATCAGCAGCGGCAGTGCCGGGAGAGGaagggccatggcggcggcggctttcgGACTACGCGTTGAGCGGTATCTCTCCGTGCCGCCGGGACggcaagcccatggagaagcgCGGTCACCCCGGTACATGGCCGTCTTCCATCTCCATCTGCTGCTCCCCACTCCTGCCGTCCCATGGCCTGCGTCGCCGCTTCTTGGTTGTTCCCACCTGCTGATACTACTCGGATCCCTTGGCTATTCAGGTGATTTGAGTCATCCCTACCTTGTGCATGTTGTGTTTGATAAAATGTCCATGAGCTAATGGGTTGTTGATCCTGTGtttcttttcctcctctccttgATTAACAGTTCCTGTCTCCACATCTTTGCAAAGTTTCCTGAATGGACTCAAGAGTTATGACTGTTGAGTTAGTATGTCTGTTGTGCCACCGAAGTTGTTTATACTGATAGGTAATAGCAATAAAATAGTTCATTTGAATGATTTGTTTGCAGCAGGCATCTTTCCATCAAGAGATCCGTGAATAAAAGCGGCCTTTCTGGGATTGTCAAGGTTTGACTTGATTTACCCATTTTTCTCTTATCACTGATTCTTGCGCTACAATTGAAAGAGTGGATTCCTTTTTCTGTTCAAGAACAAAAACAATTCAGAGAAGTTGAGGTTTAGGTGTTTGCTCCCTATTAACATCTTGTTTGTCATTGGGAGTAAAAGAATTTGCAAATATGAATGTCAATAAGTCATggtatttctcttttttttatatgaCAGAAAGTACTTACATTCCTAAAACATGCCTGTTTTTTGCGTGGATCCTAAAACATGCCTTAAATGATCTGATGTTTTGTCTCTCTTTTAGGGTGATGAATTTATATCAAGATGTTAATAGGTTTTAGGTCTTCAGGCGCCTACAGGAATATGGCATAATGCACACTATTTTTTATCTGGCCTGTTTCAACTTCTGCACTATTAGCATATCTTTCGTTGGAAATTCCCAACGAAGCAATCAACCAATGGTTATAATGCATTTCTATTGTTATTGCAGGTATTCACTAATAGAGAGTTGCATCCAAAAATAAAGTAGCTAAAGCTTTTTCGAAAATCAGGGGCCTCCCCCTGGCTCCATTTtttaatgaagaaagagaagccataTGAGTACCACAACAACGAAAGCTAAAACAGACTCTGAACCTAAACTGGGGGTAAAACAGTTCGCTGCACGCCTTATTACAGACCAAAAAACCAGAATCTCAGTGGCTAAAGCTTCGGTTCGCTAAAAAAATTACATGGTTGATTAACAGCAGCTTACCTTAACATGTTCAAAATCTCAGTTCGTGCATTCTATTTCAGTGGTTTTACACTGCCCTTCTCATTTTTTATCTGCTGCTGCATACTTTTGATTCATTTTGGTCTTGCATATTTGTGACACTATCTCTATCTGGCGCCTTTTCCAATAGTACTGCATTTTTTATATTGGTTTTCACTTGCTGACATTTCCTACTATTTCAGGCGGTGTTCAAACCTGGTGGTAAAGACCTACAAAAAGTTTGAGGTGGAAATTTACGTCCTTGCCAAGGATGAAGGTGGTCGCCACACTGCCTTCTTCTCAAATTACAACCCATAGTTCTACTTCAGGACAGCTGACATATGTGGGAAAATTGAGTTTCCTCCGGACGTGAAGATTGTTATGCCTGGTGACAACGTAACTTCAATCTTTGAGTTGATGTTGCATGTTCCACTAGAACCAGGTATGCCTACATTGCTTCAAACGTTTGTCATCTGAATCGCTTTATAGTAGCAGAGAAGAACTTCATGTGACTGTCATGTGCTCTGCAGGGCTAAGATTTGTGCTGAGGGAAGGAGGGAGGACCGTCGGCTCCGGAGTCATTGCCGAAGTCATGAGCTAATAACAAATGTTCCAGACCTTTCTCTTTTTACTTCTCAGTTAattctatgattttttttctaagGATTACAATGCTGCAAATCAAATGTCCACCGTAGGAAAAACAAATTAAGGTTCTAAATCCtacaattttttaaaataaaatttctacgaatCAAAGGAGCCGGTAGAGTAGAAGCATGCAACACACTAGCTACTTTTGCGTTTGAAGTATGAGTACGGACAGAAGCATCCCTCCGACTTATTAGTGCATCTCCAACGCCTTGCCGTAAAACGTCCAGGCCGACTTGTTCGGACGCACTTTGCCATCCAATGCGGACCATATTTCGTCCGTTTTCCCACAAACTGGAAGCAAACCTGGGAGACTGTGTGGGAGTCTAGATCCCATTGAATCAATATTTAAGTAGCAGTAAGTAATGACTACAAACACTCCATGCATCTACAGATCGCTTGCGTCTCTCGCTCTGAATCTAATCTTCAGATTTCTGTTGTCCACCACAAAATAACTTGATTAAAGATACTATGGGATCTTGGAGACCTCAGATGTAGGTGAGGATGAGGTGCCAGATATGAAATTATGAAGGATGAGACATGTCTGATGAAGAAGGCTTGGCTAGGTATATTAGAACAATCCATGTTTTATTCTTGGCACTATACAAGTGCATCTCCTCTTTTACTGTAATAGCATGATGCGCTAATTTTCTTACGAGTCTGATAAATATGTATAATTATATGATTATTGAAGCCCACATATATTTTTAAGCAATGCAGTATGTGGTATTGCTTTTCATTTCTTTTAGACAATAGTAAAAAGAAAATCTGGTCCAAAAGTATGTGGTATACAGTTTTAAAAAATGGTCTGGTGGTCAGGAGTCATGTATGATATAGTTATCATTTGGATGCTTAAAGCTGGTCATTTTGTAGGAATATGCCTGGGTTTTTGTCAAATGCAAGCCGCACTTCATATTTTTTTCAAATGGATTTTCTTACCAAATAATTGTCTCTTACGTGGATATACTTTGTGTTAAACCCAAGAAATAAAAGGTGAATTATCCATGATTATGATCTGGTATTACTTTGAACATTTTGTGTGTCATGGTATCCTAAAATACGGTCTGCTTTTTAGAGTTTATTCCCATTTACTTGTGTTCTTCCAAAATAATAGTATATTAGTTGTTTATTAGACTTCCTTCTGGTTGTTGAAATTTAAATGTTTGTCGTGGAATAGGAAATTTGAGTACAGTAGCCGTTAGCCTGAAAATAATATAGTGAGCCATAGAGAAGATTGTTGCTCTAATTGACTGGTATTTATCGCGCTGATCTCTTTCTCTCGCACCTACAATTGTAAAAATGCCCCTGCTGAATATCTTGAACGGTCCTAGAACCTTCTCACTTACAGGTCTAGTGATCCTTGCGAACTTCTTTCCAACATTGAAGCACAAATTGCAAAAGCAAACGATGAATCCATAACAAAGAAAGATATCATGAAGAGAGTAGACAAATGGCTATCGGCCTGTGATGAAGAGACTTGGCTTGAGGAATATAATCAATCCTGTTTTTTTCAATGAAAATATGCTAGCACATGGTCCATCAGTTTAATATGATTTCCCCCTTTTTCTTCTCTATGTTGGCATGCTTGTACTGATATTCAATTTGGCTGCCAAGCTATGATTTAGGTAATGTCCTCTTTAATGTTTGCATATGCCCTACTGCAGGATGATAAGAGGTACAGGCAGGGGTGCCCATTTGAATCTCAAGCATGCAGAGAAAGCAGGGGTACTTGTTCAAAAGATTCCAAGTGAGTGAGTCTTCGTTTCTTCATTTGGACACTGTAGTGATTTCCGTATAACTGTGCTCCATCATTCATAAGCGCAATCTACTTCCTATTTTGTCAAAAAGATCCACTGTGATCTTCGTTTCTTCGGTTGGTCACTCAGTCGCTCATTTGGTATGTAATATGATCAGAAGCTACATTTGTGCAGCTATGATTGACAACTTGATAGACAAGACATTTGCCTGGGAGGATGAAAGCAATACACCATTTCTTTATGACGTGGTAAGTCACTGAGCTAGCTCACCATGATTATCAGAATCAAGCACACTAGATCTGATGCATTGAATTTTCATGCGAaggttcacatggttgccattttGGAAGAGCAAAAACTCAGGAGAGTACAGAAAGAGGAAGATAAGCGACAATACCGGATATAAATTCCACATCCTCTGCACTACACTCACAACAGAAGTCATCAGTCTTGTTCACTGACTCTTAACAGAGGACCAGAAGAACCTGTACAATCTATTGCGTAAAGAGAATGAGATGATATTTGGGTCCAAGTCTGTTCCGAGGAAGATAAGCAGTTTTAACAGGAGAACGAGGCTGGTTTCATGACTCCGATGCCCACACCCGAGCTTTTGACTCCACGCTCGTACTCTGGACGGTACAACAATTACTTCAAGGAGAACCGGCGGATGACGGTGGCACCACTCAACTTCTCGGTGGCTTCCAAGGATGACATGTTATCCTTTGCCTCCATGAGCGGCTCGGAGCCTGATTCTCCATTGGTTTTGCACTGAGTATGATATTGCCCAACATTTTGTCATCCTCTGGTTCTTTTGTCAACGTATTTTTCtgattttctgcaaaaaaaatatttttatgttATTCAGGCATAAGACAGCGATGGGGTGGCGGGCCGCACCTGTGCCCATGTTGTCACTGACAATCCACTTGGTCGTCGCCGACTAGGGTTGCCGTGCGGGAACTACGTGTTGACCACGGCGTGCCCGTATGATGCTCTACTTTTGAAACCTGCCATCAGTTCCTTTTGATTTACTATTGTCTTTTGTTATCACTGATCTTAGTGTCCATACTGTCACTGTTAGTATCTATGTTGTCACTCATTATACTGCTCCTGTTTATACTGCTCCAGTCAGCAACTTGCACCTGTGACTATTTTCATATTACTATCTTGTTGCTCTCATGCAAATACGATATGCAACACTAACAAAGCTTGTATCCAGAAGACTAACCCAAAGAATAAAAAAGACAGTGGAAGGGGCGCATCCCACCTGGTACCGCCCCAACTTCCTCTCGGGCGGTGCACCAAGGGTGCACCTCAATGGTggtggagctcccggtgattcaatGGATGACTATggacgcatggccgagtccaccaccattgagtgtatgtacaagttctgcagggcagtggtggcaatGTTTGGACCtcaatacttgcgatcacccaatgccGGTGATTCAATGGATGACTATggacgcatggccgagtccaccaccattgagtgtatgtacaagttctgcagggcagtggtggcaatGTTTGGACCtcaatacttgcgatcacccaatgctgaagacactgctcggatcctagcacagaatgcagcaagaggatttcctggtatgcttggaagcatcgactgcatgcattggaaatgtaAAAACTGTcaatttgcttggcaggggatgtacaaaggcgccaaaggcggttgtagtgtcgtacttgaggcagtggccacacacgacctctggatttggcactcctttggtatgccaggaactcacaatgatatcaacgtactgcagtgcttccctgtctttgccaagcttgttgaaggtcatgctcctcctgtgaacttcgaggtcaatgggcgccactacaacaagggatactacctggcagatggcatctatccgagatggtccacGGTGAAGACAATCTCAAAcactgtgccaggaggcaagaactcctactttgccaagtgtcaggaggcttgcaggaaggatatcgagcaggcatttggtgtgcttcaatctcgatttgttgttgtccggtaccccgctcagacctggttgaaagatcaaatgtgggaggtcatgacttgctgtgtcatcttgcacaacatgatcattgagagcgagcagaaagagtcagtgtttgacactgagccatattacaggcagggtcctcttgcccaagttgatcaccagctaccggcaacctggactgtcTTCCTCAATATGTGTCAGAAGATCCAAGACCCACAGGTGTATCAACAACTGCAGCAAGAtgtggtggagcacctatggaagctcaagggcaacgcctagctcaacgtgtgatgaaatatgagtttttattatttgttgaactatttaatttatattgattttctgtgatgaactatgtgattaAAAATAGCTTATGTTGAATTTGTGCCAAGTACGTCGAATATGGGCCAATTTGCGCCGAGCAGGCTGAAAGTGGGCCAATTTGCGGCGAAAGTGGGCCGAAATCGGTGCGTGGGGGGCGGCTGGGAACCCGAGCCCCCTCACGCCGAATTTTTCACCGGCACGCCCCCAGGCGGCGCTATTTCTAGCCCCtgaggggccgaacggctggagatgctctcagtgTTGTATTGGCATATGGTGTGTTAACCAGGAATTAAAGTTTATTACAAATGAAACAAAAACTCAAGTACCATAATCACAACTGAGAGCAgactccgtttcaaaaaaaactgaGAGCAGACACTTTTTTTAGAATCAAATAATCCATCCACCAAATTCAATTCAATGTACATATCTACAGATACAGATCCCACCTAGCTAATCTCACTTTATGGGAGTTCAAATATGATTCTCAAATCTCAACCGCAATAAGAATCCATGACAACTCAGAACAGAGGAACTGTCCATACGTTCAGAACTAAGCAACCGCTCTCCAAGCAATTCAATCCTCGCGGTTAGCAGAGCGGCGCGACTACCACGACGACAGCAGCGAAGGCGAGGAGGGTTCGTCGGTGCCGACGGGCACGTCGGAGAACGGCGCCAGCACGCGCCTCACGCTCATGGACCGCATGGACCGGAAGCTCAGGGACCTGAGCTTCTTATCTTTGGAGAAGACGTCAGACGAGCTTCTTATCTTTGGAGAAGACGTCAGACGAGTTGGTGAGGATCAGGTACACCAGACCCTGGACGAGCAGGAACACGGCCACCTTGGCCAGCGCGCCGCGGAGCTCCGTCGTGATGAAGGTCCCCTCCATGGCCACCGGCGGCGATATGTCAACAAACGAGGGGTgtcagggtgtgtgtgtgtgtgtgtgactcgTGAGGTATCAGCTCGTTTGTGCTATCGGCGGTAGTGTCTGCCTTACTCTTCCAGTCTGGGTTTATATAGAGCTGTGGCCTGTGGGTTTGGCTCGTGCGGTTGGGAGCTGTGATTATTTTTACCTGGTCGTGTACGCAAGTGGTGAAGTGGTGTGGGTTTGGTGGGCATCTTCGTCTCTGATTGGCTGTGCTGCTTTGCCGGGAAGGAGCTGCGGCTGTGGAAGAAGTCGTTGGTCTTCACGTTTTCCACTTGTGCTAGTTATTTGGACCTCATTGTGGTGACGTTGTGTGCCATCGTTGGATCGGTTTGACTTGCATGTATCGTGTACGAGGGTTGACCATGGAGTTGCTCTTGCTCATGCCTGTCTCCTGGAGCATTTGGATCTGCAGAAATGACTTCATCTTTAAGGATAGAACTCCCTAGCCTCTTCAGGCCCAGAAAGATTTTCAAGGACGAAATGGCATTGTTACTGCATATATAGAGCTAATAGAGCTAGCTATTCGAAAAAAAAAACAGAGCTAGCTACGTTAGCCTTGGGTTTATGTAATAAGTATGCTAGTCTAACTTAGGTAACTCTTCTGGTAACTACCAGTGCATATTTTAgttatttagtactccctccgtcccaaaatgtaagacgtagtgtcaaaaaacgtcttacattttgggaGGGAGAGGGTAGTATGATTTTCAGTAGGTAAATCACCTACTTGGACGGCTCGGTCTGTTGGTCAAGTTCCCATTTCAATATAGTGAAGGGTCCGGTGAGCAGGAATTATAATTGCCCAGCAGCTACACATGTGCAACCAATATCGCTATCCTTGAAGCAATGACCTTCAATAAATGAACGTGATTGAACATGTTCGTTAGTTTGGGTGCAAAGAATGGCTAGCAGTTAATCTGTACGCGCTTTGAAACCCTCCGCGGCAACATGATTCTGCAAGTGGTAGTATTGTTTTCTTTCTAGAGTTTTGACTGCACCAATCCATGCATCTCAGCAATTAACTAGTCGTGAGAACCTTCCGGTCTTGTTCGGTTAATCCTCCTAGCCAGGTCAACAAACCGATGTCAGGTGCATAGCCATCTTACTCAGCTTCCGGTGCTTCCACATGTCAGGTGTGAACAAATAATACCGATGAGCATAATCACATAATACCAACGCATCACTCCAAGCAGAGAACCACAACATCAACGTAACTCAAAGCGAAGAACACGCTAGTTCAACCAAGTCATACAATACGGCAGTACCGTGCGCGCTAAGAGCATTTAGCATGTTTCACATGCCTCAGTGGAGCAAAATTTTATTACAGCCAACAAGATCCCTAGTGTTCCTCAAGACTAGCTAATAACTGTATTAGAAgaagcttgggatgccggggcagcTTCACTTCTTCACCTCCTCGTACTCGGCCTCTGGGGCCTGGTCACCTCCGCCCTGCGACCCTCCTTCCTGGGAACCGCCAGCCGCGCCGCCTCCAGCCGCTCCACCACCGGACATGTGCTCCCCGATCTTTGAGACCGCCTTGTTGGCCGCTTCCATCTTGCTCTTTATCTTCTCAATGTCGTCAGAGGCCATCTCCGTGCGGAGATCAGCAACCGCCGTCTCGATCTCGGTGGCGACCTCCGCGGGGATCTTGTCCCTGTACTCTCCCAGGCTCTTCTCGATGCTGTAAATGGTGGTGTCTGCGGTGTTTCTGATGTCAATGAGGGCCTTGCGCTCCTGGTCCTTCTGTGAGTGCAACTCAGCCTCCCGCACCATCTTCTCGATCTCCGACTCAGAAAGCCCACCGGACGATCGGATGGTGATCTGCTGCTCCTTTGCGGTGGCCTTGTCCTTTGCAGAGACCGTCACGATTCCATTGGCATCAATATCAAACGTGACCTCAATCTGTGGCAGTCCTCTTGGCGCTGGTGGGATGCCCACAAGATCAAACTCGCCAAGAAGTTTGTTGTCTGTTGCCATCTCACGCTCACCTTGCAGGACACGGATACCCACTTGAGTCTGGTTGTCAGCAGCAGTTGAGAACACCTGCAGAGAACACAGCCAGAATAGGAGGAGCCCCAGAGAAGAATCAGACATGAACAGGTAAATCAAATTCCAAAGAAAACTTCACTAAAAGAAGACATTTCAAGGATCTAGTGTAGATGGAAATTAACACTATAATGAACACGTAGGTACCACGAAACCATGCAATGCGCAATACCAGACTCTTCACAGGAAGCCACCATAAAGACTTCCAAAGAAGATAAAGTGCCCAAACAGAGCTACGCAATCCCAATGATAAAATTGTTGGATGCACTGGAAAAAACATTAAAGGCACGAAAGTGTTCCACAATAAAGCCATATTCACTGACCTGGCTTTTCTTTGTGGGGATTGTAGTGTTCCTGGTTATCAGTCTGGTGAAGATACCACCAAGAGTCTCAATACCAAGTGAAAGGGGGGTTACGTCAAGGAGAAGAAGCTCTTTGACATCTCCACGGAGAATGCCACCCTGAAGAGCCGCACCCATGGCAACAGCTTCATCTGGGTTGACTCCTTTGCTTGGGGCCTTGCCGAAGATTTCTGAAACCACTTCCTGCACTTTGGGAACCCTTGTCATACCACCAACAAGAAGAACCTCATCAACTTCCTTTGTGGTTATACCAGCATCCTTCAAACAATTCTTGCATGGGTCTCTAGTCCTTGCAATGAGACCATTCACCAAACTTTCGAACTTTGATCTTGTCAATGTTATATTCAAATGTTTTGCTCCAGCAGCATCAGCCGTGATAAAAGGAAGGTTGATCTCAGTCTGTGCAGTTGATGAGAGTTCAATTTTTGCCTTCTCAGCTGCTTCACGCAACCTTTGCAGAGCTAGTCT
Coding sequences within:
- the LOC123079236 gene encoding uncharacterized protein is translated as MQIRYATLTKLVSRRLTQRIKKTVEGAHPTWYRPNFLSGGAPRVHLNGGGAPGDSMDDYGRMAESTTIECMYKFCRAVVAMFGPQYLRSPNAGDSMDDYGRMAESTTIECMYKFCRAVVAMFGPQYLRSPNAEDTARILAQNAARGFPGMLGSIDCMHWKCKNCQFAWQGMYKGAKGGCSVVLEAVATHDLWIWHSFGMPGTHNDINVLQCFPVFAKLVEGHAPPVNFEVNGRHYNKGYYLADGIYPRWSTVKTISNTVPGGKNSYFAKCQEACRKDIEQAFGVLQSRFVVVRYPAQTWLKDQMWEVMTCCVILHNMIIESEQKESVFDTEPYYRQGPLAQVDHQLPATWTVFLNMCQKIQDPQVYQQLQQDVVEHLWKLKGNA
- the LOC123074777 gene encoding uncharacterized protein, which translates into the protein MEGTFITTELRGALAKVAVFLLVQGLVYLILRSSSDVFSKDKKLRSLSFRSMRSMSVRRVLAPFSDVPVGTDEPSSPSLLSSW
- the LOC123079238 gene encoding heat shock 70 kDa protein, mitochondrial, with translation MRRSAMALRSTADRCFGHHSPLTNVIQSTFSANIGSRWGSLARTFSAKPLGNEVIGIDLGTTNSCVSVMEGKNAKVIENSEGTRTTPSVVAFSQKGERLVGTPAKRQAITNPQNTFFGTKRMIGRRFDDPQTQKEMKMVPYKIVKAPNGDAWVETTDGKQYSPSQIGAFVLTKMKETAESYLGKSISKAVITVPAYFNDAQRQATKDAGRIAGLDVQRIINEPTAAALSYGTNNKEGLIAVFDLGGGTFDVSILEISNGVFEVKATNGDTFLGGEDFDNTLLEYLVSEYKRSDNIDLSKDRLALQRLREAAEKAKIELSSTAQTEINLPFITADAAGAKHLNITLTRSKFESLVNGLIARTRDPCKNCLKDAGITTKEVDEVLLVGGMTRVPKVQEVVSEIFGKAPSKGVNPDEAVAMGAALQGGILRGDVKELLLLDVTPLSLGIETLGGIFTRLITRNTTIPTKKSQVFSTAADNQTQVGIRVLQGEREMATDNKLLGEFDLVGIPPAPRGLPQIEVTFDIDANGIVTVSAKDKATAKEQQITIRSSGGLSESEIEKMVREAELHSQKDQERKALIDIRNTADTTIYSIEKSLGEYRDKIPAEVATEIETAVADLRTEMASDDIEKIKSKMEAANKAVSKIGEHMSGGGAAGGGAAGGSQEGGSQGGGDQAPEAEYEEVKK